aataaaataaaaaagtaaaatgGAGAGGAGCCACATCCGTAAGCTTTCTATTCTCCTTCgttttattttcttttccttAATTCCTCCTAACTTGCTTTTAATTATTAGTATTATTGACTATCTTTGTTTATTAATTCTTGAGTTTTTTAATCTCTTCTTAGTTATTTGCTTAATTTAAAAAGTTAAATTATCGTAGGTTTTCTAGTCCAGAATTCTTCTCTCTCCCGTTGGAACAAATCTCCGTTATGCCGAGTTTTCATAATTATTACTATGTTTTTTTCGTTTAGTTGATTTGTCTAAATTGAAAATACAATAATCCGATTTGAAGCCCAACGTCGATTTACTCTATCTGGATTCAAAGAAATGTGGCACCTGAAAACtccaaatcctgaatccgcctctgaTAGTAAATACTTCTATTTATCCTTAATAAAAAATTTTGGACTCGAGGTCTATTACTAAAATCGCCTTACAAAGAATGCTTTACTTCAAAATAAGACTTTCCCGCTCAGATCTTATATCGATGGAACTTTAAAGAGGATATCGGACAAACAAGTGAGGAAGGAGAAAAAAGTTAAAGAAGCAGGGCTTATCAGTGGAATTGATTCGAGTGGAAGCAATTTTGCTGCATATTTACTTTTAATagcaacgacaacaacaacaacattccaaGTGTAGTCTCACAAATGGGGTCTGAGGAGGATAGTATGTACGCACACCTTATCCCTACCTTCGTGGGCCAGAGATGTTATTTCCAAAAGATCCTTGGctcaaaaggaaaaaaagaaaagaaaggaaaggaaaatagAAGAAAGAATTTCGACGCAAATACAAAAAAATATGACAGCAAAGTAACAAGATATAAAGCAAAGGCACAATAGATAGAAATACACATCGAAGAATAGAAACTACGTGATTACTTTTAATTGCAATGATCAGAAAATTAAGTTCTCTTCTCCTTAATTGGGCATTCTGGTAATTCTATCATGATTTTTCTCTCAAGAATTCAGTTTCAAGATTACAGGCATTAGAAGAAAAAACTTATGTTTCTATATATATTACAAGTACAGAAGAAAACCAGATTTAAGTGTTCCAGGCAACCAAAATTAAATAAATTAGTGGGAGCTTTCCTTTTTTCTCCTTTTAGCTGTGAAAGTACTGGAGCTAGACTAAGTATAATTAAGTTTACCTATCGTTAGACTAATTGGCAAGCTTTGAAGAAATTATCCTCCTGCAAGTAGGATTCAACATGATCAAGTTCTTGTTACTATGGAGTTCCTTCCTTTTTAACTTCAGCTGTGTTTTTGGAGCATGCATTGTTTATAGTGGGACTGATACTACAAACACGACGATCTAAGAGTTTCTGAATAATCCAGAGGCATTGACAAAGGTGCGACATTAAATGAAAAATGTAGTAGGGATGAGCAACAATGTTGAAAAATCCCAAACATCAAAACTGCTCTATCCTGATGCAGTTGTGAAGGGGACGTTTAACTCTGTATAACCAGTGCTACTCCCCAAGAGCCCGAGCCAATCTCAAATACCCGGTGTACACAAAATAGTCAAGTGCAGTGGGGTATAACTAAATGTTTGGGCATTTCTTAGGGATCCTAAAGTGTGTTTAAAGTCCCTGCTACAAATTCAAGCCAGAGAGCTTCTTGATGAGCAAATTTGCAAACTAGACTACATTGACAATAATTACAAGCTAGTATAGTCAGACTTCTCTACAACAATCATCCTCTATTACAACATTTTACTATAACAATTTTGTTTTCTGCGGAGTCaatctttcatgttatgttatataatATGTTTTCTATAACACAAATTCACTATAGCagccaaaaatatcaaaactaaCAACATTGTTATAAAGACGTTTGACTGTACCTTCCATTTCAAACAGGGAGAACTTGTGCTGGCTTTCCCTTAGCAGATGAGAATGCTGGTATTCGTTTTGAATTTTTGATTTCAATGGTCCACtcatttaaaaaacaaaaacaaaaaacatgCCACCGTTTGCCATCCCAATTCTACAGGTTTTGAATAAGAAACACCTGGGATGGTTGTTAAATCGCAACGAACCTTCTTTTAAATACAGTGTCCTTTACAAAATCTGATTGCTTCTGTATAACATGCTTTGTATTTTGTTTCTCTAGACTACCATTGATAGGATAGGAGTATTTACTTGTGTCGTAAGGGGATATTAACTGTATTAGTTGTAAGCTTGTAACCTTGACTTATTATTATACTTACGTGACTATGAGTTAGCCTCTCCCCAAGATCCTGTACATTCTCCTCCTCCTCTCAAAAAAATTTCTTCATCTTGATTAGCTATAGCCTCTAAAACCAGTACTTCCTCCACAATCCAAAGATACCTAGAGAAGATGCACACAATTCAACTGCCTCCCACGAGGCATTAGCTTTCAGGCCACTGCCCAGTCACCTTAGCTAAAGGCAGTTTCATTACTTCTAGTTCTCATCACGATTAAAATTAGTCCTTCAAGAGACCAAACAATGAAAGGGAATAATATGGTAAGTATGCAAGACAGTTCAATATAAGAGGAAGAGCTTAGAAGGAACTTTTTCCGTTCATTTTCACGTGAGGGTAAAGGAGAGGTATAATATGAGAAAAATGGAAACAAAGGCATCTAAAAGTATGAATGGAGATCAAATCACGGATTCAGGTGACATAAAAAGAAGACCATaaaaagtctatgtcttaagttCGAAGTAAATAGACCACTCAACAAATGTTCTAAGAAGTACGAATACGTAAGTATTAGCCAACGCTATTTGGTCTGCAGAAGACGTGGCCATTGATCTCACTCGTAAGGAAATAATGTATAGTGTTGTGCTTTCCAGACGGGTTCTCCAAAATCATACACAAATTCTGCACTATCCTTTTCCAAGTTGTAAGATGTGCGGAACAGCAGGATGAATAACCATGTTCTGCACCTCAATAAGTCGAGAGCTTGCAAGTTCAAAATTGGCCTCTGGACATTGTAAAAGCGCAGTGGCGACATTTGCAAAATACTTCCTAACCCATACTGCATTGCCTCGTCTACGAATGTTGCTCTTGAGGTACCACACAGTGACAGTGATGGCTGCCCCAGTTCCATCATTCAGTGCCAAGTACAATTGCCCACCTGATATTCCAAGAGAACAATGCTGTCCGGCCCCAATCTCTTTAGGCAATGCCAAAGCCGATAGACGCTTGGGGACGCTATCATAAACAGTGATCTGTGGTCGTTGGTCAAGCCAACAGAATACTCCATCGATGACACCAGCTAATGATGTTTTTATATCCCGAGAAGCGTAGGGTCCATGAAGTACTTGATCAGTTAGATTACTGGCCGTCCAGATTTTAGTCTCAGAAGATAAACTTTCAATTGTTACACTTGTGAACTTTTTATACGCATCAGAAGGCAATGCACAGCGGACTATAGTAAAGGAGATGACATCTTTATCCGTGTCATCTACCTTACAAATAAATCCAACGGTTGGATTCTTGATGCAAATTTGAGTTTTAGGTAAAGATAAATGATGCCTCGTGGCAGGATTATAAACATAATAAACCCTCTGCTTATTGACCCTCTGGCTATTGTAAAGAAGAAAACCATTAGATGACGCGACATTATACACTCTCCTGAATCATCTAAACTTGTATTACCATGAATAGTACTATTCGCTTGTCGTGACGAAGATTCATAGAAGAAACGAATTTGCGAACATAAAAAGGTCTCCCGATTTTGAACCTTGCTAGAGATTTTGAAGGCAAACGATGCAATATCGATTATGATATCCTCAGGCACCTCGACTACACCTTTATCACACGATTTGCATAAACGTTTCATATACTAATAATACTTGCTGAAGCTGTCAATTACAAATAGGACTCTAATTCTAGTGTAGAAGCATATAGAATTCAAACTTTTCAGCCTAAACTTCAAAAAAATTCAACAATCAAGAAGCAAATCAGGAACCTCACCTTTGTCACAAAAAAGATGAGATTCTTTATTACAAGACAAACGAATACATATTTCTTTGGGAAACGGAGCCGCAGAATACCCTAATGAGAATGTGATATGGTACGGAGAAAAAGAAGGTTTAAATAGATGGTAAGTTGAATTGCTTGATACCTTTCAAAAGTAGTAGGATTAATTAGACTATCCTTTTGTAACTTCTTTCTCCTTTCTAGTCTATTTGTGTTGATATGTTTATGACTTTGAAGTTGACTAGTATTACGTTAGGGTAAATTTCATGTGTGTCATTAAACTTTATCTGCTGCGTCAACAAggtcatgatttttttttttgtattattgaAGTGACTAAATTTTACGCTTGTATTACTAAGCCACTAAACTTTAGCTGTTGTAATACTAAATCAAAAAACTATTTTTGGTATCATTAAAATTAGAAGTGAATCTAACGTTACGGAATTGATTTTTATATTTTGCCTCAAAAAGCATAGGTTCCAACATAAATCTATTATTATACCAAATATGAGggtaatttttaattttataaaagacACCAAAAAATACCGACCCGAAGCGAATAAATATAAATGCTTAAAATGTGTTTTACGATAAGTCTGAAAATAACAATATTCAATTTTTTAACCTTGGGCGTATGTACATGGACCGAGTTAGTTCGGATTTTTGAAACACCAAACCTAACCAAttgtgtcgggtttttaaatctacaaatcaaaccaaacaaaaCGAAACCAACAAAAGTGGGGTTTTTCAACCTTGGGTTTTCGGGTATTTTTCCGGAAAACTCTTCATACAAAACATGTAActttcttcaaatatttctttagtcctagtaagatacaattatataattaaggtgtttcttaagaaaataacacaaaatgtgaggtGAGTGGtgacattgtaataaaatattTAGCAAAAAATACAATAATattgcataaaataaatatagttgattaataagccataatgaaaatgatcataatctaaaattattaagtcatgctaaaataagtacggctaataagtattaattacatgacaaagaaaaaattaaatttaagtTATTTATTTTCACTGTCTAAAccaatgcaaaactaaagaatagatattgaacattattgtcattcataGTGTTAgaatgaatttcttttgttagcattagtattgatttggactttatttgagttattaaCATCTATGGGCTATAAAACCATTCCAAATTCTAcgtccaagcttgaaataatatgttaaaagacaaaaacaatgaaaaaacttaagaatatttataaattacattatatataaatatttttatgtataaaatatttttaaaaattgtatatatgtattatcaggttggtttggttcgatttgacTTGTTTTAGTAAAaaacaaaccaaaccaattatgatcgagTTTTATTTCTCAATACCAAACCATTaaccgatttttttttttccaatttgatTCGTATTATCGGATTCATTCGGTTTATTGATTTTCTTTGTAAACCCCTACTTGGGCGTCAGAGTGGATTCAAATGAAAACGACTACAACACCTAGATCTACTCATCTCATTACTCCTGAAACTAAtctatttccaataattttcaGCAATAAGCCATCAAAGTATGTGTTCTCCTCCTCTTCTTTTATCCACCCTTTAATTTTTTGTGATATTTGAATCAAATATcaactatatattttttttctaaaaaccTCTAAAGATAGTTCACGTGATGTTTCTTCGATTATATGTCTTTTAAATTGCAAATTTCCTGTTAGCAACTCAGTAATCTTGTAAGATATAACAAAATTTGTTTTTGTAAAGAGCGTGCTGGGAGTGCCCACCCTGCGCTATAATAACACTTGTCCAATAAATCAAACTTCTATTTAAGCATGTATACAAGCTCTTGTACTAAAAATTGTATTCAACGAACATCAAAATCCTACTTGAGCATTTATCAAGCCATGTAGATACCAGATGCCGGatgagaaagaaaagaagaactaAAGAAGCAGGGAATACCACTGTAAGTGATGGAAGTGGAGGCAATATTGCTGGTAATTCATCTATTGCTGCATAGTTAACTTTAATAGCAGTGATTAGAATTTAAGTTCTGTTATCCTTAATTGGACATCCTGGTAATTCCACATGTTGTCTATCAGAAGAATCCAGTTTCAAAATTTACAGGCAAGAAGAAAAAACTTATTCTGGATTATAGGTTTCTGGGATATACATATATTACCACAAATACAGAAGAAAAACCAGAAGTGTTACaggcaaaataaataaattagtggAAGCTCCTTTCTTTCTCCTTTTAGTTGTGAAACTGGAGCTAGACTGATTAGAATTAAGTTTATCCATTGTGAGATTAGTTGACAAACTTCGAAGAATTATCCTCCGGCGAGTAGAATCAACACGATCAAGTTCGCGTAACTGGTATTGAGTTCCTTCCTCTTAACTTTAGTTGTGTTTCTGTAACCAGAGGCATTGCCATTAGTGGGACTGATACTACAAATACAATGATATCGAGTGGGTAATGGCAGAGCTTCTGAATAATCCAGTGGCACTGACAAAGGTGCAACATTAACTGAAATATGTAGGTAGGGATGACTAACAATGTTAAAAAATTCCAAATACCAAAACTGCACTATCTTGATGCAGTTGTGAAGGGAACTTTTTTGTTTAAACCCTGCATTATCGGTGCAACTCCCCAAGAGCCCGAGGCAGTCTCCGATACTCGGTGGACACATAAATACCCAAGTGCAGAGAGTATAACTGGATGTTTCGGCAATTCACAGGGATCCTGAAGTGTGTTGAAAGTCTCTAGCTACAAATTCATTCCTAGGAACTTCTTGATTAGTAAACtatacaaataaaactaaactGGCAATAATTACAAGTACCTTAGCTTCCATTTGGATTAGGGAGGAGAACTTGTGCTTGGCCTTCCCTTTGCAGAAGAGAATGCTAGTACTCGTTTGGCTTCATTGCTGCACTTTTTTGATTGGAAATTCCCAAGTGAGGGGGGAAAGCACGCTCGACCTTTCAGAAGAACTTGGAATTGTCATCAAAAGAAGCACGCCACAGTTTGCTGTCCTCACACAGGAAAAGTTTGATAGCGAATTGCATACAACCGAATCATTAAACAAATATTTTGGAAGACATGTAGTAGAAGTACAAATTAATAATTGGTAAAGAGAAAAACTCACCCTTGTGAGAAAAAGGAGGGCATGGGATGGCGGTCTCACCTACTTATCGGTGTGGGTTCACATAGATGATTGAACACTTCTATAGAAACAAAAACAAATTTGTCGAACAAATCCGTGCAACTTGCAAAGCCTTTAGTGCTAATAATAAATTACCAATCGGAAGGAGGAAACTATAAAGTTCAACCACATCCTTCAATAGGCTCGTTCAGTCAGCCCATGGAAGAAACCATGGAATTGGAAGAACTTTGGAGGATCTTCATCAACTTTCCAAGACAACCAAATTTAAACATTAGCAGAATCTCAATGTGTGATCGAATTTTAGGCAGCAAACAGACAATAAAGTGCAAAAATAAAAGGGCATCTccaatcataaaaaataaaaaaataaaacattaCACCATTAGTCCATTAGCTAAGCGATAAGCACGGTTCTTTAATTCAGAATCTCAAATGTTTGATGTACTTAAGACTGACACCCTTTTAGTTTGAAGGaaactttaggacttaaataccACTTATAAAACCactaaaaaaattcactttttctCTCTTACAACTAATGAATTAATACAAAACAGaacgaccaaaaaaaaaaatactccaaTTAAACTATGCACAGTGTATTGAACATCAAAGAGTAATTTGAAATTATTAATTTCCACCTACCTGAGATATTCCTTGCCTTCATTGATCATTCTCTTACAATAGATCTCCATCCATCCAACTTTGAATTTGCATTTTCCGAGCCCGTAACTTCCCGTAGTAGGGAACTTCCAAGAATCACAGAGTCTTCTTCTCATCCTTTTTTTTGGATTTCTCAAGATTGAGTAGAATCAAGGATCAAATCAAGGATTTGGCTGAAATAAAAAGAAGATCATAAAGCTATCTATATCTAAAGTTTGTCGTAAATACAATGCTCAACAAATGTTATTAGAAGAACAATAAATAAGTAATAGCCAACATTATAAGTCTACAGAAGATGTGGCCATTGATCCCACCAGCAAGAAAATAATGTGTAGTGTTGTGTTTTCCAGCAAGGTTCTCCAAAATCATACACAAATTCTGCAATATCAGTCTCCATGTCATAAGAAAAAACCTTATCTCTTACAACCAAATAAAAGATGTGCGGAACCGCAGGATGAATAATCATGTTCTTCACCTCAATAAGACGAGAGCTTGCAAGTCCAAAATTAGCCTGTGGACATTGTGCAAGTGTGTAGTGGCGACATTTGCAAAATACTTCCTAACCCATACTGCATTATCTCATCTACGAATGTTGCTCTCGAGATACCACACAGTGATGGCTTCCCTAGATCTTTCCTTCAATGCCAAGTACAATTTCCCACCTGATATTCCAAGAAAATAACGGTGTCCGGCCACAATCTCTTGAGGCAATTCCAATGCCCAGAGACACTTGTGGACACTATCATAAACAGTGATCTGTGGTTGTTGATCAAGCCAACAAAATACTCCATCGATGACACCAGTTGATGATGTTCCCCTACACAAAGAAGGGCACAGTCCAAGAGGTACATCAAGATTTAGAAAATTGGTCGTCCACATATTAGTCTCAAAAGAGAAACTTTCAATTATTATACTAGTGAACTGTAAACCCAAAAGGGAAGGTAACGAATAGCGAACTATAGTAAAGGAGATGACACCTTTTTCAAGGTCATGTACCTTACAAATAAATCCAATGGATGGTTTCTTGATGCAGATTTTAGTTTTAGGGAGAGCCAATCACCGCCTCATGACAGGACTATAAACATAATAAATACTCTGTTTATCAACCCTCTGGCTATTGCAAAGAAGAAAACCATTGGATGAAGCTACAATGTACACTCTCCTGTCAAGAAAATTGATTAACTCATCTACTATGTTGTTCCAACTCTTCAAAAATGCTGACTGGTACGCTTCGAGTCCTCCAAAAGTAGCACATGTTTGGAGTACCGGAGATGTGTGTAGCAGCATTTTAAGAGAGTCCGAGCAATATAACTCGTCCAAACGTAGTTGTGAAGAAGATTCATTTGTTGACGAGAAAAAGAAACGAATTTGCGGGGCTAAAAAACG
The sequence above is a segment of the Lycium barbarum isolate Lr01 chromosome 6, ASM1917538v2, whole genome shotgun sequence genome. Coding sequences within it:
- the LOC132644552 gene encoding uncharacterized protein LOC132644552, with amino-acid sequence FRRVYNVASSNGFLLYNSQRVNKQRVYYVYNPATRHHLSLPKTQICIKNPTVGFICKVDDTDKDVISFTIVRCALPSDAYKKFTSVTIESLSSETKIWTASNLTDQVLHGPYASRDIKTSLAGVIDGVFCWLDQRPQITVYDSVPKRLSALALPKEIGAGQHCSLGISGGQLYLALNDGTGAAITVTVWYLKSNIRRRGNAVWVRKYFANVATALLQCPEANFELASSRLIEVQNMVIHPAVPHILQLGKG